The DNA sequence AAAAGTGGTTTGACTTAACCTTTCAGAGCATGGTCGTGTAATTAATATTCTTTCATCACAAATGTTCTGATTTAACATTTGATGTATGAAACGTGTCTGCaatgttaaattatattagttctCATTTATTAGCCACTGATctattaaatgaaattttaaatattatttgttAATTACATTCCACTTTGTGCAAGGACTTCATGATCAATGCTAACATAGAATAAATGAGATATTTCCTAATTTAACCTAAAGTGATGAATTAGATCTCAATCACATAAACACCTTCATATAGTTTCTAATATTATCCAATTCATCCTCATTTTTTATTCATGAACCAAATAACGCGtaatatgaattaaaatataaaagttcatatataagattatttattgatttcaagtcaaTGATCACTTACACAACCATCACTTGAGTAATTCATAGATACATGTTATCTTCCATATGAATTTCTCAGGCGGGTGAGTTCAGtacacttatttataaaataaacaccTACATATTAGTTCTATATATCTCACATATCTCAACTTATGAGATCAATTGTTTTCTCTAAAAAGAAAGAACATAATATGTATTAGTCTCAACAGTTCTAATTATTATCTAATCATGATAAGAATATCGATCAGAAACATTTAGAGACATTACTTAAATGCAATAGGAATCTCACAATTGTAACCACattataatttcttttgcaCAGTAATAGtctcaaaaatttttttttactcgaaattcaattaaattaacaagaaagataaataatagtttttttgtataatatatttaaatacttaaaatatatgaaGAATAATATCTAATTACAACCAACAGATTGACTATAGAGTATATTACTAACAGTTTCATCTCCAAAGTTATTGTCCACCTCATAATCATTAAGGATGAAAAGTTTAGCCTTGAAAAATCTTTAGAAATTGAAAAAGCTCAGactaattttatttagttaaaaaGTAGAGATTTGTTAAGTGTGTATATATCTACAggctaaatattatacttatattcttatattattttatattatttttttaaatacttttaattaaaattataatttattcaatatgtaaatttataaaaaaaattataataattaaatacaaattaattatactcacaatttataaaaataactacTCAGCTAATTTTGTCGATCTATAAAAAAACCATAGCACaatataacaaaatttaaaatataattaataatatgtgtgattaattttttaatttttattaatatattctcataaataactaatttatatttaattaatgtaatttttatttaaatatttagtagATTAATTTCAAGGTTTAAGTGTAAATGAAagtcatatttttaaaatagctcCAAAATAATTTGATAACTACATTAGTAAgactggtggaaagtgcatcctgataGACCTAAGAGGTCTGAGGTTTGACTCCACCAATCCCctgtttcaaaaaaaaaaaaaaatttaatacttaCATTAGTAAGACTGCTTAAAGAAGTGAAATGTGGCATATCTTCTctttttattctaatttttataatttattgcaTATTTGAatgtagttttaaattttaaatactaaaattttattacgtagaaaatataataatagtCATTCAAACTTCCTTTTACTATAAATAAgtataaattatatgaattactatttaaaaattatttattagaatttaaaataaaattacaaataataaatatttttattattaataaaattttatattgagattttaaaaaatataaatatacaactattgaataatatattaaaataaattaattaataatctatacGACGCCCAAgtacttcttttttatttataatttattatttaaaagtattttaaattttaaatattaaaattttatcttatacaaaatataagaataattataattataattctttaaaatttcttttataaaattatataaattactatttaaaaattacttacTAACatgtgaaataaaattattaattaatatttttattatcaataaaataattttgtaatGTGAATTTCAAAAATAACATGTGAAATAAACTACTAGTTAGAGTTAGGCTTGGCCAATGATGGATGCAGAAATTAAAGTTAagggatttaattttattttttagtgacaattttaattttatttaattcataaaaaatatttatttatatatataaaatttttaaaataaaatttaattttaagcagaaaaaccaaaaaaaaatcacatgtataaaattttttaaattaaattaatttactcactattaaatattgaatataaatttttaaaattttttaatatgagtTGTTTAAACTTTTATCTGCTAAAGAATtgtgattttaatatttttatctatatttaaaatttttaaatttaaaatataatcgtaaactattaaaatcaatttttatttatatgctCTAAACTTTTacgaaatgataaaattaaattttatcgattcataaaaaattaaaatataattagtaaatttaaagcataattaataatatatttgatcaatttaatattttttattgtatttaattatcataatttttataatttcaagtgtttaatgaaaataataaagtgaataatttatcttataaatatttgaaaaaaaattaaatagtgaaattaaaatctcaaaaattaaatctgaattttttacattaaagaaatagataagaaaaaaaaaaacatagatTAAGATGACTGTTTTAAAATTGTATTGGTATTGGGACTTTATTTATAAGAGAACTATTATTAGAttcatgaatttttaaaaattttactaatttttatttttataaaaattactaggtttatatattttatgaaattaaattgtttaatcTATTTGGTAAAATAATCATagtcaatttattttatctttaatcaaagagaataaatagtataaatatttaaatatataggtATTAAACCatacattaaataatataaatatttaagacatgttggatttaaaaatttattttataaaatataaaaatattttaattaaataatttttaaatagaataaattaataaattattttaaaagtttagatactgaatgattttttttcaattaataaaaatttcataaatatcttattaaatttttaaaaagttcagGGATTATGACCCCTTTCTGTTTACGTCCGTCCTTGGGCCCTAGTGAAGGACCAACTCTGGTTTAGAATTcgcagtttaatttaattttaattttcagatttaattaaaatcaattcaatttataatgatttaaatatagttttaattttttttaacgatttcagtttgatttgattatgatttttaataatttttttaaaaaactcaaaactcaaaaaattaaaatatatatatatatatatatttttataagaattatcttatttttttagttatttttacaTTTGACAAATTTCTTTacttaatatttgaattttaaattatgtgtttgatacatgtgatatggatttaattgcaactaaaattaataatatattatttttttaaagaaaataaaactccatgtattaaaataaatatataaattataatattatttattttaacccctaaaatatttttctaattctgCCCATTGCATTGGCTCTGTACCAAACTAGACTCTGATTGAAGCTTGGAAGTTTAAATATCTCTTTCTCTCATATCTTTTAGCTAAGAAATACttaataaatgataattttttttttctataattctTTAACACAATTACaaattatatatgatattttaaatgGCTTGTATATTCTTACATTATCCATTTTGGAGCTCCTATGCTCTTTACTATTTTTCCATTAATTAatcttctattttttaattttggattatcaaattgagattatttattttgtaagaaattaatttaaatatattattgtaaattatgtataattttattttatttttaaaatttataaattaaaaaaataaattttttggaaaaaaaatttataaaatagaattaaattaaattgttataaaattttCCCCTTATTTACTAAGTTGCAAAATAAAGTGATTGGAAattgtaataaattaatacCGAAAAAATTGTGGAGAAAATATAATAGAAAGCTCTTAGAGATATGAATGGCATCTTAAtcaaaacatatttaaaatttttttattattttttaagctTTTAATAAGAATGTAttcatatttcaattaaaattaatttattttaaaaagtataatttcaaattatatattttatatgagATTCGCCCGTCATTgcgtaattttaatttaatttcagtcTCAATTTGGATATAAAAccaataattaaattactattttaaaaacattatcattagaataaaatttaattttaaaatttataattacactATACTAATTTAATTACCAATTAATTatcttcctctcttattttCCCTTTGTAGTTAAGCCAAGATACTGTAGTTAAGCCACCAGAGTCCAGAGTCACGGAGCTTAACACTACACCCAGGTGTATGAACGTCCGACGCTACCCCCAGAATTTTTATATAgagggaattttttttttttgggtcgaAATATAAAGGGGGAAAATAAGCTTAAAGCATTCATGAATCAGTGATAAATGTAGTATGGTACAGCAAATCCAAATGTATAATCCACTGCATGGCCCTTCCTATAAACTTACCAAGGAAAGCAATTAACATCCACACAGTAGCAACCCATATTACAACTGGCCGTCACAGTACCATCTCCCCcataacaaagaaaaaaaaaatatcctaCAAGCCCACAATCCCAAACAGGAGTGATTTTCAtgttctacttttttttttttttccttttttttctgcGTGGCCACCACCTTCATGGGAGAAAATTTGAACAAAAACCCAGAAAAAGCTGTTCAGCAATGTTTACTTAACAGGCAATTGAGGTTGCATAAGGAGTTACCAAAACTGCAGTATTCCCTCTTATGGGTTTCAGACTGGCTGCATTCTCTAGTCGTCGCCATGCTTCCTTCCGCTTCTCGGCCACCAAGCTtagtttttcttcttcatccttGAACTGAGCGAGGCAGGAGAGAAAGAGTTGCTCGTCCATCTCCGAGAACATTTTTCTGACGTTCAGTGTTATGTTGAGCACTCCTTGGTTCCAGTGGCTATGGGCATTCTTTTCTAATGCTGGAAATATAATAGGCAGAATGGCGTGCCGGTTATGCGCAATCAAGTTCACAATTTGATCGTTATTCCACAAGAAAAGGACTCTTTCAGCCACCTGAAACAAAATCAGTAGCCAAGATAAAGCTTCTAATTTATTTCTGAAGCTGATAACTACCATAGACAAAAATGGTGGGAGTCGAACCCAGCCAGCCGGGCCTGACTCCGTTGTGCCTTTGCTGTCCCGACTACGCGGTGggagtagaataggtaaattAGATACTGCCGGACCATTAAAGGAAACAACTACAATTCAATAAGCATATATAAAGGGTATTAAAGCAGAAAGCCATGAGGAAAATAAAGCATcataataatgaaattaaacaaatatggaaagaaaacaTCCCACTTGGCCCTACAATATGAACACTTAAACTCTGGCATCCAATGAAGCTTTTGCACTGTTCTTGGCAAAATTCGGTGTTCATAAAACATATCTAGCCAGAAGTCTTGGGATCAACAATGGAGCATCATCAAATTGTCAATCCAATCAAGCTAAAGAAAAGATAAGTAGTGTTAGTTAGCTGTTAATTGGTTAGTTTAGTTAGCTTTGGCGGGAAAGAATTTGTACATGTGAATAATGTGATTCTCTTGTATACAAAGGCTTAAATATGGCAAAAGAACAGCATGAAAaccaagaaaagaaaattttcccTGCATCCTTATAGATGAAATTTCTCATTTTAGGAGCATTCCTCAACCAAGGCCATTATACAGCCTGACTCCAGATCTGACACAGCAAAATAACCTAGAAACGAACAAAAAGTTCACCATGCCCTAGCTAATGAACAACGAGAAGAGGAAGGAGCATATTCACAAGTTTAAATTGAATGGCATCCATTGAGAACCACAGAAAGCCACATTATAAAGTCTCCAAATCATTTGCCAATCAAGACCTAACTCTCAACTATTCTAACAAATCCAAGCTCAATGTGAGATTTGAAGGAGAAAAACTTAATCAGCTACAAATGACCTTCTACTTTCCTAACCTAGCTCATAATGTATAGCTTCTCAGCAAAAAGCTAGATTCTCTCAGCTACTAAACTGTAGGAGGCCAGTCACTGTTCTTATGGTTCTCTAATCCACAAGAACTTCAGATCAATGCAATAACTTCAGGGATCGCTGTAGAACCGATACAAAAAAGTGTATTGCATGGATATCAAAATCAAGAAGCACTTCTAGCTATTTCAAAACACCAAAAACCCTTCACTCAGTCCACACGCCTCACTTAAAGAGAGTAAACACAAATAGTCTGCAAACAAGGCCTACCTCATCTCACTTCAGACGCCTCCAATCATAGCAAGGAAAAGAACCAGTAATCCCAGTATCAAGCTAAGCACACACACCAGGTGCTTAAATTCCAAACTAAAGAGCCACCAAGATTTACTTCAATTCGCCTTAGTGCCAATTTGCATTTCAATGCGAAGTTAAAAACAACAGCATGAGAAGTGTTGGTGGGATACTATCATGACAAGTTCAagcacatcttgggcagagtgGTATTTTCTTTCCTTGATAAGACTGATTACGTTTTTTATGGCTTGTTTCCTTATAGAAatgtttaaaatcaaataagagAAAGGAGATATCCGAAATGAGTGATTCCAAGCAGATGAAAAAGGATAAAGAGCATCAGAGAAACCAAGCAAAACATATAAATAGAGGGGGCAAGGAAAACGGAAAAGAAAAATACCTGAAAATGGAAACTGTTTATGCAGCATCCGATCCGCCAGAACAATGGGACCATGATCTTTTGAAATTCAACCATGTTAATAGCTTccaaaatctcttccaactcacCCAGAAACATTACCTCCTTTTGGCTATTAGTTATTGGCCAGTATTTCAATATCCCTTTAATCACTATGCTAGCCAACTTGGGCTCCTTCTCCATAAACTGTGTGACACAATAAGACAGCTGCTGAAAGTATATCCCCACAGACTTTGGCTTATGCAGAGGTATCAAAACCCTCCAcaagaaaatcttatgctccTCTTTCAAAGGCAAAGCAAACCCACTAATTATACTCCCAAAAATCTCCAACAACTCTGCAATCCCATTATGCTTCTCTGTCTCAAACACAAATCTGTAGAATATATTGCTTATAGATTTTCGAATAAATGGCCTATGCACCATAAATTTTCCATAAACCCTGTGCAGTATAGTCTTCAGACAATCCCTTTCTCTTGGATCCTCAGAATCGAACAAATCCAGCAATCTCACTATAAATGAATGATCTATATACTTCTTGGCTACTTTGGCATCTAAGCACGTAGAAGTGATAAATCTAAGCAACAAATCATACACAATTTGCAAATGAGGCCAAGCAGGATCGAACATTGGCTCATCATTGTCGTCATTTTCACTAACATTCATCGAATTGGACCTGTAATTCGGCGGAAACACCCTGAACAAATTAACAGCAGACATTCTACACATAGCTAAAATGGCGGGTTCGCTAAATTTCATGGACCCAGAAGCCACAAAGTCTAGGAGCTCAAGTAAAGTTTGCCTCTTTACATCTTTTTCTAATGTGTTCTTAGTTGGGTCAGTGAAATCGAAGGTTACACAACAGAGACTTACTTTGCTCACAAAGAGGTTCATTCTCTCTGAACTTGGCACGTCCTTGAATGGCACCAAAGGCTCAATCCCAGCCACTACGCTCGCTGGAAACACCGCAGACGAAGTGCGTTTTGGACCACTGGGTTTGGCTCCGGAGCCCATGCTTGAACCGTTTGGTCGCTGAGTTGAGGCCAACTCAGGCCTAGTTAACTCAGCTGTGTCAGACTTCGATGATTTTCTAGGGAGTTTACTCAAGATTTGCTTCAACATGGTGAAAGATTAGAAACTTATCTTCTCCTCCGGTTTTTTTTTCTCCAAAGCAATACAAATCAAGGACAGCGTATCAGATCACGGCCATTGAAGGGTAGATTGAGAATTAATGGGATATTTACAGGAACACTTCCGATTTAGGAATAGATCTGAATAAGATTGAGAGAATGTGCTTAGATCCAAAGGCTGGAGAGTCGCTGAAAGGTGAAGAAAAAGCCAGTGCCTTGAGGCACATTTTGGTGAGATATCAGATCTCCAtcattaaaaaaaggaaaatcttTAAAAACCCACCAAAAAAATCACAGCCAGAAACTGGTTTTCACTTTCAAGTGAATCAAACAAAACCCATTAGTAATTATCTCATGTTCGAAGGAACAGACACCCAGAAGAGGGATTCAGGTGAtgcaaacatatatacatatatatataaatatatatgtatataatagagagagagagagagaaatggaATCTGAGATATTAAGTTGGAAAGAGATCTAAGGAAGGAGGAAGGAAGTTgtttgatgatgatatggtattgATGATGTTAACGTTTGATCTCCATGAAAGGGAAatcaaaagaaaaggaaagaaggaaaatgggttttcattatttaaattttcactctggtgttttttttttctcggtTGATGAGAAAACTACGGGCATTTTCTCGGAAAATGTAGGAACTTTGGAacttaaaaaaggaaaaagaaaaaatgaaagcaaatttgaaaattcttttttaaaatactaGAACGGTATACGGTCAAGACCAATGCGATTTACACCATTGGATTCCGAGAAGACCACTGGCCAGCGGACAGTAGACAGTCATGCGATTTGTAAAAAAGTAGATCTCCCCCCCTCTTCTCCAACTGTCAACCACAAACTTCACTTTAAACGACAACGTTTTGACCCTATAAGCAATATAAAagtatgttttatttatttagtttcttAATTTGTGTTGAAATTTATTTCTGTTGTTTGGACTGTATACACGTAACTGTCAACATGTCAGTGTCAAGACATGCAGcaattattactatttttttttttcttttaccttgactttttttttaaagcgaGTTAATCCATTTTACGGAGAACAATTTGATGAATTCCAACCTCTCTAATTACTCATTAATCAATAAATAAGGGAGAAAGAAAGGAAAGAGTGATAAGAAGGAAAGCGTGAGTAGCTAACATTTGGAGGCAAAACACTTGTTTtagttcttaattttttttatttaattgttaattttatttaactaattatatttCTGATTGTTTAATCATTGAATCTCAGTGcaacaattaattttaaactttatatcaaatttgaatcaaacttaatttttattatcgatGTTCGATATAGATactataaattttcaaaaagaaaatttctaAATGCAGAACTTACTTTTAAAAGTATGATGAAAGTCATGAATATTATCACaaaatttgatataaaaattttatcatttagagaatcaattttacattttaattattttttaaaaatattttagatatttttataattttacagattaaaattttatttctattataaatagcataTTTCAACTATTAGAAactcatttttcaatttttaaaaaattttaataaattttttcgatttttaatctatattttttcttattttatcttaatcaaatgatattagttaaaatttcagagtttaaataatattttatcgaGAGAGGAATAATAGGATTATCTATAATACTCTTCAGGCGAAGAGAAATTTTTCTTCCATTCTTAAAtgttattactatttatattttagaaaaacaattcTCTTTTAGCTTTATTGATCCTTTGTCTAGAACTTTTTGGTTAGAACCAACAATAGCAGGAAGAATAGTTTGAGTCCATTTGCAATCACCTCAATAATAATCTTATCAATAATAACAAGAATAGTTACAGCATAAACAAGAAATATACTTTCTTGTTGGGTAAGAAATTATAATATGCCCCCTAGTAGACATTCCGAAAGAATCTGCAAGTTAATTTCTTAAGATCTTTCTGACCATTAATCTAGTTACTTGCTTCATCTATCAGAAATTCTATTATGTTTTTTTCTCATCTCGCTTTaatttttgtatgaaaatagacAGTGTTTTTGTCACCCTATTGAATTCACTCCATATTGTTCAATCttctttgtctttttttttttattaatttgattagaGATTTTAAATAGTTCTCCTCTAATTTTCGTCGGATACTCTTCATCTGACTAAgtaatttcttctttttcataaaTACATTGCCTTAAATCTCTTTATTTCATACCTTCATTTCATTAGAGAGAGATTTCATTTTGTAGACTAGAGAGCTATTGTGTAATATCCGGGTAGatttcggtatcggaatttctacagtccggtggaatttcggatgtcagaaacctctagaagggtaagataatgtttttatgaaatgttttatcattgtttatgtaaaccaaatttattatatgttatgttgTCCCATTGAAGCAttaatgaggactccagtgtggggttaatGGTTGtacttatgagttgtgcatgcacacagtggcggagccaggagcttccatttggtagggcaccggctgcgccgctgcggcaccttcatccctcttcaaagcattttccagtcgccggtacggcacgtgcccccttgccgtaccttccctccgcccttgcatgcacaggttaagtttggtaaatgaatgtgaaagttcaaaatttttatgtatatgttgatcatgtatgggattaaacaggtatacaggttgtatgtgaggcttgctacgggtctcggcagccttaaaccgatctgaatcctagcgccagtagcggttcaattttcgagtcgttacatatTACTTTCCAAATATCTTTCACAATATTGGTGAAAGAATCATGAATGAACCCAGCTATTTAGACTTTAAAAGGTATTAATGTCCTAACTGATATCAGAAAATTAGGGCTACCCATCCTTTAgtaatttcatataaaaatagacatagagaaaagaaaaaaaaaagaaaaaaggaaaagctacTTAACTTAGCCCCTAAGATAAGAGTCAAATTATGGCTTTTCTTCGAAAATACATCCTCATCTTCACATTACAAGAAAAAATGTGTTTATTAACGAAAGAAAAATTCatcgttaaatattaaaaattaatcattgaaaattattaataatcattttattttgttaGTTATTATTAAAGATTCTATCATTAAAAACTTTTAACAATCATATATACATTAATCGTTAATATTAATTACGATAATATTAtaatcatttataaaaattataaatataatgataaatttatccttgttaataataattaatatga is a window from the Manihot esculenta cultivar AM560-2 chromosome 16, M.esculenta_v8, whole genome shotgun sequence genome containing:
- the LOC110603815 gene encoding serine/threonine protein phosphatase 2A 57 kDa regulatory subunit B' kappa isoform isoform X1; the encoded protein is MLKQILSKLPRKSSKSDTAELTRPELASTQRPNGSSMGSGAKPSGPKRTSSAVFPASVVAGIEPLVPFKDVPSSERMNLFVSKVSLCCVTFDFTDPTKNTLEKDVKRQTLLELLDFVASGSMKFSEPAILAMCRMSAVNLFRVFPPNYRSNSMNVSENDDNDEPMFDPAWPHLQIVYDLLLRFITSTCLDAKVAKKYIDHSFIVRLLDLFDSEDPRERDCLKTILHRVYGKFMVHRPFIRKSISNIFYRFVFETEKHNGIAELLEIFGSIISGFALPLKEEHKIFLWRVLIPLHKPKSVGIYFQQLSYCVTQFMEKEPKLASIVIKGILKYWPITNSQKEVMFLGELEEILEAINMVEFQKIMVPLFWRIGCCINSFHFQVAERVLFLWNNDQIVNLIAHNRHAILPIIFPALEKNAHSHWNQGVLNITLNVRKMFSEMDEQLFLSCLAQFKDEEEKLSLVAEKRKEAWRRLENAASLKPIRGNTAVLVTPYATSIAC
- the LOC110603815 gene encoding serine/threonine protein phosphatase 2A 57 kDa regulatory subunit B' kappa isoform isoform X3, coding for MLKQILSKLPRKSSKSDTAELTRPELASTQRPNGSSMGSGAKPSGPKRTSSAVFPASVVAGIEPLVPFKDVPSSERMNLFVSKVSLCCVTFDFTDPTKNTLEKDVKRQTLLELLDFVASGSMKFSEPAILAMCRMSAVNLFRVFPPNYRSNSMNVSENDDNDEPMFDPAWPHLQIVYDLLLRFITSTCLDAKVAKKYIDHSFIVRLLDLFDSEDPRERDCLKTILHRVYGKFMVHRPFIRKSISNIFYRFVFETEKHNGIAELLEIFGSIISGFALPLKEEHKIFLWRVLIPLHKPKSVGIYFQQLSYCVTQFMEKEPKLASIVIKGILKYWPITNSQKEVMFLGELEEILEAINMVEFQKIMVPLFWRIGCCINSFHFQSGQQRHNGVRPGWLGSTPTIFVYGSYQLQK
- the LOC110603815 gene encoding serine/threonine protein phosphatase 2A 57 kDa regulatory subunit B' kappa isoform isoform X2, whose product is MLKQILSKLPRKSSKSDTAELTRPELASTQRPNGSSMGSGAKPSGPKRTSSAVFPASVVAGIEPLVPFKDVPSSERMNLFVSKVSLCCVTFDFTDPTKNTLEKDVKRQTLLELLDFVASGSMKFSEPAILAMCRMSAVNLFRVFPPNYRSNSMNVSENDDNDEPMFDPAWPHLQIVYDLLLRFITSTCLDAKVAKKYIDHSFIVRLLDLFDSEDPRERDCLKTILHRVYGKFMVHRPFIRKSISNIFYRFVFETEKHNGIAELLEIFGSIISGFALPLKEEHKIFLWRVLIPLHKPKSVGIYFQQLSYCVTQFMEKEPKLASIVIKGILKYWPITNSQKEVMFLGELEEILEAINMVEFQKIMVPLFWRIGCCINSFHFQYLIYLFYSHRVVGTAKAQRSQARLAGFDSHHFCLW